A genomic region of Eucalyptus grandis isolate ANBG69807.140 chromosome 5, ASM1654582v1, whole genome shotgun sequence contains the following coding sequences:
- the LOC104446195 gene encoding alcohol acyltransferase 16 translates to MSDLTNMAHGSFFFGPREVASIKKRLPQHLLPKCSTFELVTACLWKCRTIALEVEPDDVVRLSCVINARGLNVPRGYYGSTSVKAMVLSKAGHLCTSPLGYAVELVKKAKEMVSEEYVRSFIDASVIKGGPNHTTVWDYVVADTTKVGFEAVDFGWGKPVYGGVAGAVPLISIYVKYKTREGEEGIVAAIMLPERAMRRFQEELEKMTDKGTVSEDQYGVDSSMIRSKL, encoded by the coding sequence ATGTCGGACCTCACCAACATGGCACATGGGTCGTTCTTTTTCGGCCCGCGGGAAGTGGCGTCGATCAAGAAACGCCTCCCTCAGCACCTACTCCCGAAATGCTCCACATTCGAGCTAGTCACAGCGTGTCTATGGAAGTGCCGCACAATCGCGCTTGAGGTCGAGCCGGACGACGTTGTCCGCCTCTCATGCGTGATCAACGCACGAGGTCTCAATGTGCCTCGCGGTTATTATGGGAGCACGTCGGTGAAGGCAATGGTACTTTCGAAGGCGGGCCATCTGTGTACTAGTCCGCTAGGGTACGCGGTCGAGTTAGTGAAGAAGGCTAAGGAGATGGTGAGTGAAGAGTACGTGAGGTCCTTTATCGATGCGTCGGTAATCAAGGGAGGGCCAAACCACACGACCGTTTGGGACTACGTGGTCGCCGACACAACCAAGGTTGGGTTCGAAGCGGTTGATTTCGGGTGGGGGAAGCCAGTGTACGGCGGCGTTGCCGGTGCAGTTCCTTTGATAAGCATCTATGTGAAGTACAAaacgagagagggagaggaggggaTTGTGGCCGCGATAATGTTGCCGGAGAGAGCAATGCGAAGGTTTCAGGAAGAGCTGGAGAAAATGACCGATAAAGGGACGGTTAGTGAAGATCAGTATGGTGTAGATTCAAGTATGATTAGATCTAAACTCTAG